The Comamonas sp. GB3 AK4-5 genome includes a region encoding these proteins:
- a CDS encoding DUF4148 domain-containing protein has product MARRFYFAPFTAAALLVASFAAPGMAAAESYWHPTNNEAGAKAYPEHFKSSKTRAQVQAEAAAAAREGASRFNSSNYPAPVKSEGPGKTRQQVMDELTQETPAQRNARQQALAG; this is encoded by the coding sequence ATGGCACGCCGTTTTTATTTCGCACCTTTCACCGCTGCCGCCCTGCTGGTCGCGAGCTTCGCAGCCCCTGGCATGGCCGCGGCAGAGAGCTATTGGCACCCCACCAACAACGAAGCCGGGGCCAAGGCCTACCCCGAGCATTTCAAAAGCAGCAAGACCCGCGCGCAGGTACAGGCCGAAGCAGCCGCAGCAGCGCGTGAAGGTGCCTCCCGCTTCAACAGCAGCAATTACCCGGCACCGGTGAAGAGCGAAGGCCCCGGCAAAACCCGCCAGCAGGTTATGGATGAGCTGACCCAGGAAACCCCTGCACAGCGCAATGCGCGCCAGCAGGCGCTGGCGGGATAA